In Desulfobulbus oralis, one DNA window encodes the following:
- a CDS encoding phenylacetate--CoA ligase family protein yields the protein MIWDPDKECIQRDRLQELQLERLQETVARVAGKVPFYRRQFAEMHIDPKDIKSLDDIRRLPFTVKQDLRDNYPYGLFAVPLKEVVRIHSSSGTTGQATVVGYTRKDLGTWANLLARIITAAGVSANDVVQIAFGYGLFTGGFGLHYGCEAVGASVIPISSGNTRRQLQIMRDFKSTALVCTPSYSLILADAMRDMGMDKSELSLRYGLFGGEPWSEGMRREIHEKLGIVATDNYGLSEVMGPGLSGECLECNGLHINEDHFLVEVLDPVTLDPVPEGEVGELVVTPLTREAFPVIRYRTRDLSRILPGECPCGRTFRRMERVLGRSDDMLIIKGVNVFPMQIEKVLFEVEGTEPHYQIIVEREHHSDRATVLVEATDALLSDQMRQQKATVDHIKRRLNSELGINVEVRLVEERSLERSEGKARRVIDRRTY from the coding sequence ATGATCTGGGATCCTGACAAGGAGTGCATTCAAAGAGACAGGCTGCAAGAGCTGCAACTGGAGCGTTTGCAGGAAACTGTGGCGCGGGTGGCGGGCAAGGTGCCTTTTTACCGGCGGCAATTTGCCGAGATGCATATTGATCCGAAAGACATCAAAAGTCTTGACGACATACGCCGCCTGCCCTTCACCGTCAAGCAGGATCTGCGCGACAACTACCCCTACGGACTGTTTGCCGTGCCCCTGAAAGAGGTGGTGCGCATCCATTCCTCCTCCGGCACCACAGGCCAGGCCACGGTGGTCGGCTATACCAGGAAGGATCTGGGCACCTGGGCCAATCTCCTGGCGCGCATCATCACGGCGGCCGGCGTGAGCGCCAACGATGTGGTGCAGATCGCCTTCGGCTACGGGCTCTTCACCGGCGGTTTCGGTCTGCACTACGGCTGCGAGGCGGTCGGCGCCTCGGTCATTCCCATATCTTCCGGCAATACCCGCCGTCAGCTCCAGATCATGCGGGATTTCAAGAGCACGGCCCTGGTCTGCACCCCCTCCTATTCGCTCATTCTGGCCGACGCCATGCGGGATATGGGCATGGACAAAAGCGAACTTTCGCTGCGCTACGGGCTCTTTGGCGGCGAACCCTGGAGCGAGGGCATGCGCAGGGAAATTCACGAGAAACTGGGCATTGTGGCCACCGACAACTACGGCCTCTCCGAGGTCATGGGGCCGGGGCTCTCCGGCGAGTGTCTGGAATGCAACGGCCTGCACATCAACGAGGATCATTTCCTCGTCGAGGTGCTGGATCCGGTGACCCTGGACCCGGTTCCGGAGGGCGAGGTGGGCGAGCTGGTCGTCACGCCGCTGACCCGGGAAGCCTTCCCGGTCATCCGTTACCGCACCCGGGACCTGAGCCGCATTCTTCCGGGCGAGTGCCCCTGCGGCCGCACTTTCAGGCGCATGGAGCGCGTTCTGGGCCGCTCCGACGACATGCTCATCATCAAGGGCGTCAATGTCTTTCCCATGCAGATCGAAAAGGTGCTCTTCGAGGTGGAGGGTACGGAGCCCCATTACCAGATCATTGTCGAGCGGGAACATCACAGCGACAGGGCGACCGTGCTGGTCGAGGCGACAGATGCCCTGCTTTCCGACCAGATGAGGCAGCAGAAGGCGACTGTGGATCATATCAAGCGCCGCCTGAATTCCGAACTGGGCATCAATGTCGAGGTCAGACTGGTGGAAGAACGCTCGCTGGAACGCTCCGAAGGCAAGGCCAGGCGGGTCATCGACCGGCGCACCTACTAA
- a CDS encoding indolepyruvate oxidoreductase subunit beta, producing the protein MNRGGNILFSGVGGQGILLASELTAQAVLAAGFDAKKSEVHGMAQRGGSVEAHLRYGKKVYSPLIEPGKADILVAFEMMEAARYLPFLHRGSVAVVNTQKIPPPSVALGQSRYPENILNELSSAGLRVTPVDAFAVARQVGELKSVNVAMVGALSIFLELGEDIFLDVIERTMKPAFREVNKKAFLAGRAAARA; encoded by the coding sequence ATGAACAGGGGCGGCAACATCCTCTTTTCCGGAGTCGGCGGTCAGGGTATCCTGCTCGCCAGCGAACTCACCGCCCAGGCGGTTCTGGCGGCGGGCTTCGACGCCAAGAAGAGCGAAGTGCACGGCATGGCCCAGCGGGGCGGCTCGGTGGAGGCCCACCTGCGCTATGGCAAAAAGGTGTACTCTCCGCTGATCGAGCCGGGAAAGGCCGATATTCTGGTCGCCTTTGAAATGATGGAGGCCGCCCGCTACCTGCCCTTTTTGCATCGGGGCAGTGTGGCGGTGGTCAACACCCAGAAGATCCCGCCGCCATCCGTGGCCCTGGGCCAAAGCCGGTACCCGGAAAACATTTTGAACGAACTGTCGTCCGCAGGCCTCAGGGTGACTCCTGTGGACGCCTTTGCCGTGGCCCGGCAGGTGGGCGAGCTGAAAAGCGTCAACGTGGCCATGGTGGGCGCGCTGTCGATCTTTCTGGAGCTGGGAGAAGATATTTTTCTTGATGTGATCGAGCGCACCATGAAGCCGGCCTTCCGCGAGGTCAACAAGAAGGCCTTTCTCGCCGGCCGGGCTGCGGCCCGTGCGTAA
- a CDS encoding ACT domain-containing protein: MLVEQLAVFLENKSGRLAEITAVLAQNNINIRALSVADTADFGILRLIVDKVELAREVLKKRGFPVNRTKVVAVAVPDRVGGLASVLEAVSGGGFNVEYMYAYAHRADGSAVMIFRFDEMDRAVALLQEQGFALVSTGEICAV, encoded by the coding sequence ATGCTGGTTGAACAACTTGCCGTTTTTCTGGAAAACAAGTCGGGCCGCCTGGCCGAAATCACAGCCGTCCTGGCGCAAAACAACATCAATATCCGGGCCCTTTCCGTGGCTGACACCGCGGACTTCGGCATCCTGCGCCTGATTGTGGACAAGGTGGAACTGGCCAGGGAAGTGCTGAAAAAGCGCGGCTTCCCGGTCAACAGGACCAAGGTGGTCGCCGTGGCCGTGCCGGATCGGGTCGGCGGGCTGGCCAGCGTACTCGAGGCTGTGAGCGGCGGCGGCTTCAACGTGGAATATATGTACGCCTACGCGCACCGGGCCGACGGCAGCGCGGTTATGATCTTCCGTTTTGACGAGATGGACAGGGCCGTGGCCCTCTTGCAGGAACAGGGCTTTGCCCTGGTTTCCACCGGGGAAATCTGCGCGGTCTGA
- the iorA gene encoding indolepyruvate ferredoxin oxidoreductase subunit alpha, which yields MAQQEKLWLSGNEAIALGAWEAGVRVGSGYPGTPSTEIMENLSAYEGVYTEWAPNEKVGLEVAIGASFAGARALATMKHVGLNVAADPLFTAAYTGVRGGLVIVTADDPQMHSSQNEQDNRNYAFAAKLPMLEPSDPAEARAMMATAYRISEEADAPVLFRTTARLAHVKGVVMPGQRAPVPEPVLEKDPVKQVMLPARAMKRRQVMAEKWPRLLALAESLPENRIEPGQGKRGFVCAGVSYNYVKEAFPDAPVLKLGMVWPLPERKIRAFAATVDELVVVEELDPFLELHIRAMGIPCHGKDVIPAIGELNPYLVRKALVPEEVVAVFPAPELPPRPPNLCAGCPHRGIFFVLSRMREVFVSGDIGCYTLGALPPLAAMDACVCMGASITVAHGMGKALGAAGQDRLVSVLGDSTFMHSGLTGLLNAVYNRANHTIIILDNRTTAMTGHQNNPANGKSIKGAAAPALDLEKLCAAMGVGRVVVVDPHNVPETSRTLKAEIDSSDLSVVISRAPCVLLPEERRRKKPLYLTQTEKCSGCGLCVQMNCPAISWTPLQPAEAKARGYREQQKGFACINTVQCNGCGQCASVCRFGAIILREGRA from the coding sequence ATGGCACAACAGGAAAAACTCTGGCTTTCCGGCAACGAGGCCATAGCGCTGGGTGCGTGGGAGGCCGGGGTGCGGGTCGGTTCCGGCTATCCGGGCACGCCCTCCACGGAAATCATGGAAAACCTGTCCGCCTATGAAGGTGTGTACACCGAATGGGCGCCCAATGAAAAGGTGGGTCTGGAGGTGGCGATCGGGGCCTCCTTTGCCGGCGCGCGGGCCCTGGCCACCATGAAGCACGTGGGCCTGAATGTGGCTGCGGATCCGCTCTTCACCGCCGCCTATACCGGCGTTCGGGGCGGACTGGTCATCGTGACCGCGGACGATCCGCAGATGCACAGCTCACAAAACGAGCAGGACAACCGCAACTACGCCTTTGCCGCCAAGCTGCCCATGCTGGAGCCCTCCGACCCGGCCGAAGCGCGGGCCATGATGGCCACTGCCTACAGAATCAGCGAGGAGGCGGACGCGCCGGTGTTGTTCCGCACCACCGCCCGGCTTGCCCACGTGAAAGGCGTGGTCATGCCGGGCCAGCGGGCGCCTGTTCCGGAACCGGTTCTGGAGAAAGACCCGGTCAAGCAGGTGATGCTGCCCGCACGGGCCATGAAACGACGTCAGGTCATGGCGGAAAAATGGCCGAGACTCCTGGCCCTGGCCGAGAGCCTGCCGGAAAACCGCATTGAACCGGGCCAGGGCAAACGTGGCTTTGTCTGTGCCGGCGTGTCGTACAACTATGTCAAGGAGGCCTTTCCGGATGCGCCGGTGCTGAAGCTGGGCATGGTCTGGCCGCTGCCGGAGCGGAAAATCCGCGCCTTTGCCGCCACGGTGGACGAACTCGTTGTGGTCGAGGAGCTGGATCCCTTTCTGGAACTGCACATCAGGGCCATGGGCATCCCCTGCCACGGCAAGGATGTCATTCCGGCTATCGGCGAGCTGAACCCCTACCTCGTGCGCAAGGCGCTGGTGCCGGAGGAGGTCGTCGCAGTCTTCCCGGCTCCGGAGCTGCCGCCACGGCCGCCGAATCTCTGCGCCGGCTGCCCGCACCGGGGCATTTTCTTCGTTCTCTCGCGCATGCGGGAGGTGTTCGTCTCGGGCGACATCGGCTGCTATACCCTGGGGGCGCTGCCGCCCCTGGCCGCCATGGACGCCTGCGTCTGCATGGGCGCCTCCATCACCGTGGCCCACGGCATGGGCAAGGCCCTGGGCGCGGCGGGGCAGGACAGGCTGGTGTCCGTTCTGGGCGATTCCACCTTCATGCACTCCGGTCTCACCGGTCTGCTGAACGCGGTCTACAACCGCGCGAACCACACCATCATTATTCTGGACAACCGCACCACCGCCATGACCGGGCACCAGAACAACCCGGCAAACGGCAAGAGCATCAAGGGCGCGGCCGCCCCGGCGCTCGATCTGGAAAAGCTCTGTGCTGCCATGGGCGTTGGCCGCGTGGTTGTGGTCGATCCGCACAATGTGCCGGAGACCAGCAGGACGCTGAAGGCGGAAATCGACTCTTCGGACCTCTCGGTTGTCATCAGCCGGGCGCCCTGCGTGCTGCTGCCGGAAGAACGCAGGAGAAAAAAGCCGCTTTACTTGACCCAAACCGAGAAGTGCAGCGGCTGCGGCCTCTGCGTGCAGATGAACTGCCCGGCCATCAGTTGGACGCCGCTTCAGCCTGCAGAGGCCAAAGCCAGGGGCTACAGGGAACAGCAGAAGGGCTTTGCCTGCATCAACACGGTGCAGTGCAACGGTTGCGGCCAGTGTGCGTCGGTTTGCAGATTCGGGGCCATCATCCTCAGGGAGGGCAGGGCATGA
- a CDS encoding FKBP-type peptidyl-prolyl cis-trans isomerase: MKKYVPLALGMLLTTGLAFAAGETTKAVGGAETAAAKTTAAAQDKAAGQDKPAATAVASKELQTEVQQYSYALGLSLGKYFKEMDEKFDLSLIHRGIEDSYDGAKPLISEEEAQKIQQDFAKRQYEKQIQKTVAMNVANRKAADEFLAANKGKAGVKTTVSGLQYKVIKEGKGPKPLAEDTVRVHYKGRTLDGKEFDSSYKRNEPAEFQVKQVIPGWREGVQLMPVGSTYEIYLPPDLAYGDQGAPPAIGPGSLIIFQVELLDIVQPQPEGKAEADKADAKAAVGKAEANPAKKQ; encoded by the coding sequence ATGAAAAAGTATGTACCGCTTGCACTGGGCATGTTGCTCACCACAGGTCTGGCCTTTGCCGCCGGAGAGACGACGAAGGCGGTCGGCGGAGCGGAAACAGCCGCCGCGAAGACCACGGCTGCCGCCCAGGACAAAGCGGCCGGGCAGGACAAGCCCGCCGCAACCGCCGTTGCCAGCAAGGAACTGCAGACAGAGGTGCAGCAGTACAGCTACGCCCTGGGGCTGTCTTTGGGCAAATACTTCAAGGAGATGGACGAGAAATTTGATCTGTCCCTGATCCATCGGGGCATAGAGGACAGCTACGACGGCGCCAAGCCGCTCATCAGCGAGGAAGAGGCCCAAAAGATTCAGCAGGACTTCGCCAAGCGCCAGTATGAAAAGCAGATTCAGAAAACCGTGGCCATGAATGTGGCCAACAGGAAGGCTGCCGACGAGTTCCTGGCCGCCAACAAGGGCAAGGCAGGCGTCAAAACCACGGTCTCCGGTCTGCAGTACAAGGTCATCAAGGAAGGCAAGGGCCCCAAACCCCTGGCGGAAGACACGGTCCGGGTGCACTACAAGGGCCGCACCCTTGACGGCAAGGAATTCGACAGTTCCTACAAGCGCAACGAACCGGCGGAATTTCAGGTCAAGCAGGTCATTCCCGGCTGGCGGGAAGGCGTCCAGCTCATGCCGGTGGGTTCGACCTACGAAATCTATCTGCCCCCGGATCTGGCCTATGGCGATCAGGGCGCGCCGCCGGCCATTGGTCCGGGCTCTCTGATCATCTTCCAGGTCGAGTTGCTGGATATTGTGCAGCCCCAGCCCGAGGGCAAGGCCGAAGCGGACAAGGCGGATGCCAAGGCCGCTGTCGGCAAGGCGGAAGCCAATCCTGCGAAAAAGCAATAA
- the upp gene encoding uracil phosphoribosyltransferase yields the protein MAVCVVDHPLVRHKLGILRMASTATHEFRTVANELARLLIYEATKNFRTEKHTVRGWAGPVAVEAISGKKVTVVPILRAGLGLMDGVLDMIPGAKISVVGLYRNEATLEPVEYYVKLAKGLEQRLAIILDPMLATGGTLSAAIGLLKAHGCRQICSLNLVCAPEGIARIEAEHPDVAIYTAAIDERLNENGYIIPGLGDAGDRIFGTK from the coding sequence ATGGCTGTCTGTGTGGTCGATCATCCTCTTGTGCGCCATAAGCTGGGCATCCTGCGTATGGCGTCCACTGCCACCCACGAATTCCGCACCGTGGCCAATGAGCTGGCCCGCCTCCTGATTTATGAAGCCACCAAGAACTTCCGCACCGAAAAGCACACCGTGCGGGGCTGGGCCGGGCCGGTGGCGGTGGAAGCCATTTCCGGCAAAAAGGTGACTGTGGTGCCCATCCTGAGGGCCGGCCTGGGCCTCATGGACGGTGTGCTGGACATGATTCCCGGCGCCAAAATCAGCGTGGTGGGCCTGTACCGCAATGAGGCCACCCTGGAGCCAGTGGAATATTACGTGAAGCTGGCCAAGGGTCTGGAACAGCGTCTCGCCATCATCCTGGACCCTATGCTGGCCACCGGCGGTACGTTGAGCGCCGCCATCGGGCTATTGAAAGCGCATGGCTGCCGTCAGATCTGCAGTCTCAATCTGGTCTGCGCGCCCGAGGGCATCGCCAGGATCGAGGCCGAGCACCCGGATGTGGCCATCTATACCGCCGCCATTGACGAGCGTCTCAACGAGAACGGCTACATCATTCCAGGCCTGGGCGACGCCGGAGACCGCATTTTCGGCACAAAATAG